A window of Trichomycterus rosablanca isolate fTriRos1 chromosome 5, fTriRos1.hap1, whole genome shotgun sequence contains these coding sequences:
- the LOC134314339 gene encoding uncharacterized protein LOC134314339 isoform X3, whose translation MFHIVEFADKKVAVVPAVWVSNGICSWPPYKNGNEMSKAVKKQEIPNPDWAKYAVIVRCTKNSYDAIRPKLALAEQQSDLQTESEDDTMPSYKRRKGRGFNRKYIQSDNEDDVGDNGDFEETISDVNYLPDTANATRQPTNATSPPNVPERTLGITPPPLFPPPQLRTTLMVNTPATRQMQSEADASTSQATDAGTVPPNVPERTLGITAQTPQLPTSLRLNTPARRQLQIETTTPVQIEILTQLEIIKQQQAQILLLLQKQNSMGAMGTDQTEVVAIAAKFPIKDRSGLTTLEQELRESPAIKEKAINYFGIIGGTNVRDTTWRTLQKMISNDLARSMNWKGANGKVSFSDSCLREIVNQSVRKIFVCAEATDVAIESVVKRWLHLAPDRDGGRKERARRQEELQ comes from the exons ATGTTTCACATTGTGGAATTTGCAGACAAAAAGGTTGCAGTAGTCCCAGCTGTTTGGGTATCGAATGGAATCTGTAGCTGGCCCCCATACAAAAATGGAAACGAGATGAGCAAGGCAGtgaaaaagcaagaaattccgaATCCAGACTGGGCAAAATACGCTGTCATAGTGAGATGCACGAAAA ATTCATACGATGCTATAAGGCCTAAATTAGCACTGGCTGAACAGCAAAGTGATCTGCAAACAGAGAGTGAAGATGACACAATGCCCTCATACAAAAGAAGGAAAGGAAG GGGATTCAATAGGAAATATATTCAGTCTGACAATGAAGACGATGTTGGAGACAATGGTGATTTTGAAGAAACAATATCTGATGTAAATTATCTGCCAGATACTGCCAATG CTACTAGACAACCAACTAATGCGACATCACCACCCAATGTGCCAGAAAGAACTCTAG GCATCACACCACCACCCCTGTTTCCACCACCTCAGCTCCGAACAACATTGATGGTAAATACCCCAGCAACCCGACAAATGCAGAGCGAGGCAGATGCAT CTACTAGTCAAGCCACTGATGCTGGGACAGTACCACCCAATGTGCCTGAAAGAACTCTAG GCATCACAGCACAAACACCTCAGCTACCGACATCACTTAGGTTAAATACCCCAGCAAGGAGACAACTGCAGATCGAGACAACCACAC CTGTGCAGATCGAAATTCTCACTCAGCTTGAAATAATCAAGCAGCAACAGGCCCAAATCCTGCTGttactacaaaaacaaaactcTATGGGTGCTATGGGTACAGACCAGACAGAAGTGGTGGCGATAGCAGCAAAGTTTCCCATTAAGGACAGGAGTGGTCTTACCACACTAGAGCAGGAGCTTCGTGAAAGCCCAGCCATCAAAGAGAAAGCA ATAAACTATTTTGGCATCATCGGGGGTACAAATGTAAGAGATACGACATGGCGTACTCTTCAGAAGATGATTTCAAATGACCTTGCTAGATCAATGAACTGGAAAGGGGCCAATGGAAAGGTCTCATTCAGCGACTCATGTTTACGAGAAATAGTCAATC AGTCAGTGAGAAAAATTTTTGTGTGCGCAGAAGCCACAGATGTAGCCATTGAGTCAGTGGTAAAAAGATGGCTACATCTGGCTCCAGATAGAGATGGAGGGAGAAAGGAGAGGGCAAGGAGACAAGAGGAG
- the LOC134314339 gene encoding uncharacterized protein LOC134314339 isoform X1, with amino-acid sequence MFHIVEFADKKVAVVPAVWVSNGICSWPPYKNGNEMSKAVKKQEIPNPDWAKYAVIVRCTKNSYDAIRPKLALAEQQSDLQTESEDDTMPSYKRRKGRGFNRKYIQSDNEDDVGDNGDFEETISDVNYLPDTANATRQPTNATSPPNVPERTLGITPPPLFPPPQLRTTLMVNTPATRQMQSEADASTSQATDAGTVPPNVPERTLGITAQTPQLPTSLRLNTPARRQLQIETTTPVQIEILTQLEIIKQQQAQILLLLQKQNSMGAMGTDQTEVVAIAAKFPIKDRSGLTTLEQELRESPAIKEKAINYFGIIGGTNVRDTTWRTLQKMISNDLARSMNWKGANGKVSFSDSCLREIVNQSVRKIFVCAEATDVAIESVVKRWLHLAPDRDGGRKERARRQEEVISALHTSLLYFKQLNG; translated from the exons ATGTTTCACATTGTGGAATTTGCAGACAAAAAGGTTGCAGTAGTCCCAGCTGTTTGGGTATCGAATGGAATCTGTAGCTGGCCCCCATACAAAAATGGAAACGAGATGAGCAAGGCAGtgaaaaagcaagaaattccgaATCCAGACTGGGCAAAATACGCTGTCATAGTGAGATGCACGAAAA ATTCATACGATGCTATAAGGCCTAAATTAGCACTGGCTGAACAGCAAAGTGATCTGCAAACAGAGAGTGAAGATGACACAATGCCCTCATACAAAAGAAGGAAAGGAAG GGGATTCAATAGGAAATATATTCAGTCTGACAATGAAGACGATGTTGGAGACAATGGTGATTTTGAAGAAACAATATCTGATGTAAATTATCTGCCAGATACTGCCAATG CTACTAGACAACCAACTAATGCGACATCACCACCCAATGTGCCAGAAAGAACTCTAG GCATCACACCACCACCCCTGTTTCCACCACCTCAGCTCCGAACAACATTGATGGTAAATACCCCAGCAACCCGACAAATGCAGAGCGAGGCAGATGCAT CTACTAGTCAAGCCACTGATGCTGGGACAGTACCACCCAATGTGCCTGAAAGAACTCTAG GCATCACAGCACAAACACCTCAGCTACCGACATCACTTAGGTTAAATACCCCAGCAAGGAGACAACTGCAGATCGAGACAACCACAC CTGTGCAGATCGAAATTCTCACTCAGCTTGAAATAATCAAGCAGCAACAGGCCCAAATCCTGCTGttactacaaaaacaaaactcTATGGGTGCTATGGGTACAGACCAGACAGAAGTGGTGGCGATAGCAGCAAAGTTTCCCATTAAGGACAGGAGTGGTCTTACCACACTAGAGCAGGAGCTTCGTGAAAGCCCAGCCATCAAAGAGAAAGCA ATAAACTATTTTGGCATCATCGGGGGTACAAATGTAAGAGATACGACATGGCGTACTCTTCAGAAGATGATTTCAAATGACCTTGCTAGATCAATGAACTGGAAAGGGGCCAATGGAAAGGTCTCATTCAGCGACTCATGTTTACGAGAAATAGTCAATC AGTCAGTGAGAAAAATTTTTGTGTGCGCAGAAGCCACAGATGTAGCCATTGAGTCAGTGGTAAAAAGATGGCTACATCTGGCTCCAGATAGAGATGGAGGGAGAAAGGAGAGGGCAAGGAGACAAGAGGAGGTAATTTCTGCATTACATACCTCTCTACTATATTTCAAACAGTTGAATGGGTAG
- the LOC134314339 gene encoding uncharacterized protein LOC134314339 isoform X2 encodes MFHIVEFADKKVAVVPAVWVSNGICSWPPYKNGNEMSKAVKKQEIPNPDWAKYAVIVRCTKNSYDAIRPKLALAEQQSDLQTESEDDTMPSYKRRKGRGFNRKYIQSDNEDDVGDNGDFEETISDVNYLPDTANATRQPTNATSPPNVPERTLGITPPPLFPPPQLRTTLMVNTPATRQMQSEADASTSQATDAGTVPPNVPERTLGITAQTPQLPTSLRLNTPARRQLQIETTTPVQIEILTQLEIIKQQQAQILLLLQKQNSMGAMGTDQTEVVAIAAKFPIKDRSGLTTLEQELRESPAIKEKAINYFGIIGGTNVRDTTWRTLQKMISNDLARSMNWKGANGKVSFSDSCLREIVNQATDVAIESVVKRWLHLAPDRDGGRKERARRQEEVISALHTSLLYFKQLNG; translated from the exons ATGTTTCACATTGTGGAATTTGCAGACAAAAAGGTTGCAGTAGTCCCAGCTGTTTGGGTATCGAATGGAATCTGTAGCTGGCCCCCATACAAAAATGGAAACGAGATGAGCAAGGCAGtgaaaaagcaagaaattccgaATCCAGACTGGGCAAAATACGCTGTCATAGTGAGATGCACGAAAA ATTCATACGATGCTATAAGGCCTAAATTAGCACTGGCTGAACAGCAAAGTGATCTGCAAACAGAGAGTGAAGATGACACAATGCCCTCATACAAAAGAAGGAAAGGAAG GGGATTCAATAGGAAATATATTCAGTCTGACAATGAAGACGATGTTGGAGACAATGGTGATTTTGAAGAAACAATATCTGATGTAAATTATCTGCCAGATACTGCCAATG CTACTAGACAACCAACTAATGCGACATCACCACCCAATGTGCCAGAAAGAACTCTAG GCATCACACCACCACCCCTGTTTCCACCACCTCAGCTCCGAACAACATTGATGGTAAATACCCCAGCAACCCGACAAATGCAGAGCGAGGCAGATGCAT CTACTAGTCAAGCCACTGATGCTGGGACAGTACCACCCAATGTGCCTGAAAGAACTCTAG GCATCACAGCACAAACACCTCAGCTACCGACATCACTTAGGTTAAATACCCCAGCAAGGAGACAACTGCAGATCGAGACAACCACAC CTGTGCAGATCGAAATTCTCACTCAGCTTGAAATAATCAAGCAGCAACAGGCCCAAATCCTGCTGttactacaaaaacaaaactcTATGGGTGCTATGGGTACAGACCAGACAGAAGTGGTGGCGATAGCAGCAAAGTTTCCCATTAAGGACAGGAGTGGTCTTACCACACTAGAGCAGGAGCTTCGTGAAAGCCCAGCCATCAAAGAGAAAGCA ATAAACTATTTTGGCATCATCGGGGGTACAAATGTAAGAGATACGACATGGCGTACTCTTCAGAAGATGATTTCAAATGACCTTGCTAGATCAATGAACTGGAAAGGGGCCAATGGAAAGGTCTCATTCAGCGACTCATGTTTACGAGAAATAGTCAATC AAGCCACAGATGTAGCCATTGAGTCAGTGGTAAAAAGATGGCTACATCTGGCTCCAGATAGAGATGGAGGGAGAAAGGAGAGGGCAAGGAGACAAGAGGAGGTAATTTCTGCATTACATACCTCTCTACTATATTTCAAACAGTTGAATGGGTAG